The window GAGATCACATACCAACAACAATTGGATAACTAGTGGGCAAATAGGAGGGCATTGCTGGGTAGTAAGAAGGCTGGCTTGCAGAGACTGGGTGTTCTTGATTAGCAGCATATGCTCCCCATTGAGTTCCAACGTTAGAACCTGCATTGACATTCTGGTAGTTCCAACCACCAGCACCACATTGATAAAGCTGTTCTAGAATCTTCTGTCTCTTCTCTTCAAGCTCATAATACTGCTTGAGTAGACGGTTATACTCTTcaccttttaaatttaaattggagTCCTCAACGGGCTCTTCTTGTGTCTCTTCCACTTCCACATGTAGAGCATCTGAAAAATCTGTACAAGCCATAGATGGTTCTACACCGATGTTTTCCTTAGCTTCTAAGGTACTTGTAGTCTCTTCGACTCCAAACTCAACATTGTTTTCTCCAATATAGCTCTCTTCATCTACACTCCTGTTCTTTTGAGATGCAAGAATTTGAGagagtaataaaatattaaccaTGATAACTTTAAAGAAGACACTCAGGACTAATTATACGTTGTTTTCCCTGTATTTTCCCTAATGGAAATTATTCAAGGGAAGTTACAGTATATCCCACAGAACAAAAAGGGGACTAGCTACAGCAATTCATCAAAATAAGCTACAATTtattaatgagaaaaagatACGACTGCTCTTCATTGATGAAAAGGAGATATCACTActcagaaaaataaaagaactgCGTCTAGGGGCCAGACCTCACAATAAGACTTAGggagattgataaaaagaataaccCAAAAACTATAGGACTCATTCCATAACTTACCTGAATCCGAAATCTAGTGTCCTTTGAGATTAGTCAAACAAATCCATAGAGCATATATGACAagtatcaaaataaaagattacaCACAAGgatcttttaaaattcatgTCAATTACAGGCTGGGCATTTTTCTAATTGAAGATCAGTGTGTTTTCTCTTTGTGATGGAACAACTGTCCACTAGGGTTGAGTAACTTGGTAGCTTACAAGAGTAGTAACTTTGAATGAATGCATTCAAATCCTGCCTCataatattatctttttgtccataaatatataagaaaaaaattcttccGCAAGACAAAATAGACAGCCTAAAGAACAACCAAACGGACAAAACAAAAGGCTAAAGCACCTCTTTCGATAATGAACTAAAGAAACTCTCAATCTGTCATATAGTAGGCTTATTAAAACTCAATCTTCGTTGATCACACAGCCCTTGTTTTTACAGATATGGTCACCAACCACCTCGCCTGCAATAAGATGTAGTCTACAGTTTATTTGTCACTGATAAACACAAACTGGTTTCTTAGAAATAATCATTGGAGGGCCTTCTTTGGCCAATCAATAGAAGTTAGAAAGTCAGGGTGTCAACAAAACTGGCGGGATTGGGAATCATCCCCATTTTCATCCctgcaaaattaaaatcctTTGTAGAAAGAGGCAAGATTGAGTTCGGAATGGAGACTCCCTAGATGAATTTGAGACGGGCTCTTGATGAAGAGATTCCCAACTAAACTTCCCAAATGAAGCTTTTCCACCTTTTCTAGGTAAAATTCATTCAAAACCTACTTGCAAAGATGAAAGTCAATGACTTTAGAATGTTTACAAAAGTCTTTTAAGAGAGGTTTCATGCTAAAGGCGAAGCATTCTCTTACCAGATCCATTTATCCCGTATTATTCACCTAAAGTTTCacataaaaagaaatccaaGTTCTAAGAGACTTGAATCTCTTCCTCTTATCTCATTTATGagaaacataacaaaaaaagatctTATGATGCTTCATCAAAGCCTTCTTTTGACTCATTTGGAACGGACAGAATAGTCGTATTTTTAACAATAGGGAATTTGAGTTCAACCACTTCTTTGATCACCTTTGGATCTTTCAGTAACTTGGTGTAAATTCACCCAAGACTTTCGTGATTACAACCTTACTTCTCTTATTTCACTATGGCATAGTATCATGTAATCCCACACGGCTAATTCTTTAGTAATTTCATCagatcaattaaattatttacatgtttctcacaacaaaacaaagggaaaaaaaaacatagacagaaacaacttttgaaaaacaactAAATAGGAAGGCTTGTACTATCTGCCAGTGTAGATATTTGTAACGTAGACAAGAAAGTTTCATGTCCTTACCACATGTCCTCCTAAAAGTATATGTTCTTTCCATTTCCAATAGCCAGCTTATCTCTAGTACTAGTAACAAGGTATTCATCTTTAATTAGACATACATTATGGTCTCTTGTAGTATTTGAAAGTAACAGGATTGATCCACAAACCACGTCTAAAAAACTCCATAATTAGTAGCCAAACCGTAAACTTCAAAGTATTCACAAACAAATAACCAATTTGCAAAAGGAATTCCACCCATCCAAACACTCATAAACATTATCCAATAACAAGAAATAACTAAGTTATAAATCAAGcgaaaaacaataacaacaagCAACCAAGCTTTCACTTCCATTTCAACTCAAAGGgtcaaacaaaacaagaacGTTCGCGGTTACCGTGATGACAAAACTTCGAAAAAATGTCAACGTAATCATAAATGATAAGGTACCCTCGACCAAAATCTCAGAAGTttgaatcaaattctaaagaattttcagaattttatataattataatgagATTTCAACCACCATAAGTATTAATTACAATAGAAgataccaaaaagaaaaaataaagaaagaaagaaaaagactcaATAGTAAAAAAGCTATGGACCTTTTCAGTTCGTCGCTCTTGCCGCAACCATTAACAACTCCTCCTCCCTCGGATGAAACACGGGGGACTTCATGTCCATGCATTATCTAAAAAACGGTAATATCTGATCAGATATAACccagaaattaaagaaaaaaaaaatccaaagaaacTCAACAAAAAGCAAGACTGTTGATTAGAACagcacaaaagaaaaaaaaattagcatCCGGGTAAAAAGAGATAGAAAACCTTATACTTCCACATAGCTTCATCCATGGCTTTGACAATCATGGAATCATCCCAATACATTTTGTCTAGCCCCATATCCTTGATTAAATTCTTAGAGTAAAACGATTGTAAGTAAGAGAGAAAAACCTGAAGGAAATGTGTTCCCGCCTCGGCTGGCCGCGACCTGTTGATACGGAACTGTACGTTGCAATGCGCTATGACTGTTTTCGGATCGGGTCGATCCGGCCCCGACTATTTAATATTGTTAGGGTATTTAACTGACCTAAAATGGTATAGTATATTAAGATATTGACCTAAATTTCTCAAAagttccaaaaaaaaaaaaaaaaaaaaaaaaaaaaaaaaaactaaattgactaatattttatagagtacaaataatcaatttattcatatttattattaatattatatttaaaacataaaaaacaatttataggtctaaataatcaatttatctatatttattattaatattatatttaaaaaataaaaaatgaaagtcaaccatgattaaaatttacatttattggATATTATGAATAAGTATAAGtgattaattctattatgttaataataataaaaattgtctcttagctaattttttttgtgattttgttaaaaaattcttTGCTCCTAATCTCTCTCACTTTACAATTTCTCTCTCCATTCATTCTTTATTtcgtttttcatatattccacgtaattatagtatatattgaataatacaATGTATATTTTAGTTGTTATCTTGTACATGTAATGTGGAGAAGTACTGAATATGTTTGCGATGTATGAACTTtgataaaagaattgaaaatttagggaattatatgaaaaattggttgaatgaaaaattggtttatgaatagtatatatgaaataatacaTTGTATACTTTATGAATGAAATGCTATGCTATCAATTTGTTAAACTAGTTTATAAATAgtatgtataaaatatatgtattatgcaGTAGTAtgaatatatgtaataatttaaaaaaattactgatACGTTACATAATATGTGTATGCAATGGTATATAATTTtagtaagaaaaaattacataactaaaaaaaaagttgtgtatgtattattgaatatatggtgtagtatatatatgaataaaaaaatgcataacGAATATATAATTCATGTATGAAGTGGTATATCGAACATGATAGGAAGATaaactgaaaaatataaaattaaacaaaatatgagGAATATGACTGTAATATATGCAGACGTTGTCGAAAGAAAAGatcaaaaaaattgaaggatgAAGTCGTTGCCAACGACTGATGGAAGCACTCAGGTTATTAAcatgatataaataatatgaagtCGTTGCGACCGGAAGAAAAGACGTAAAAAGTTGAACGATGAAAACATTGCCGGCAACGAATGAAAGCACTAAATATAgttatacttaattattgaattatttcatattaaaaaaattgttttatacttaattaaaaaactaattcaaatttatttacacAAGAAAGTGAGACATtaaataaatgcataaat of the Cucumis sativus cultivar 9930 chromosome 3, Cucumber_9930_V3, whole genome shotgun sequence genome contains:
- the LOC101203762 gene encoding uncharacterized protein LOC101203762 isoform X3, with amino-acid sequence MHGHEVPRVSSEGGGVVNGCGKSDELKRSVDEESYIGENNVEFGVEETTSTLEAKENIGVEPSMACTDFSDALHVEVEETQEEPVEDSNLNLKGEEYNRLLKQYYELEEKRQKILEQLYQCGAGGWNYQNVNAGSNVGTQWGAYAANQEHPVSASQPSYYPAMPSYLPTSYPIVVGPQSTSLDDGDIIKTAMDSATRAISSSMETVNKGKESDRDDGIMRRSGDSSQTDLATVLNAWYSAGFHTGNNQLPLLCRNARP
- the LOC101203762 gene encoding uncharacterized protein LOC101203762 isoform X1; its protein translation is MGLDKMYWDDSMIVKAMDEAMWKYKIMHGHEVPRVSSEGGGVVNGCGKSDELKRSVDEESYIGENNVEFGVEETTSTLEAKENIGVEPSMACTDFSDALHVEVEETQEEPVEDSNLNLKGEEYNRLLKQYYELEEKRQKILEQLYQCGAGGWNYQNVNAGSNVGTQWGAYAANQEHPVSASQPSYYPAMPSYLPTSYPIVVGPQSTSLDDGDIIKTAMDSATRAISSSMETVNKGKESDRDDGIMRRSGDSSQTDLATVLNAWYSAGFHTGNNQLPLLCRNARP
- the LOC101203762 gene encoding uncharacterized protein LOC101203762 isoform X2, with the translated sequence MGLDKMYWDDSMIVKAMDEAMWKYKIMHGHEVPRVSSEGGGVVNGCGKSDELKRSVDEESYIGENNVEFGVEETTSTLEAKENIGVEPSMACTDFSDALHVEVEETQEEPVEDSNLNLKGEEYNRLLKQYYELEEKRQKILEQLYQCGAGGWNYQNVNAGSNVGTQWGAYAANQEHPVSASQPSYYPAMPSYLPTSYPIVVGPQSTSLDDGDIIKTAMDSATRAISSSMETVNKGKESDRDDGIMRRSGDSSQTDLATVLNAWYSAGFHTGKYLMEQSHAKN